The region gacacactccctgcccacaatttggGGTATAAACCCCTCTCCACCCCGGAATCAAGGGGTGGAGAAGTGCCCAACACAAGGGCCCGCAGCTGGGGTTCGGGTGGCAGAGCTCTGGACCTGGCGGAGGTGGGCAGAAGGGTCCGGTCAGCCCGCTCGGGTGTGTCCTGGGAGTTCTTTGAGGCTGGAGGGATGGGGACACACGCCCTTTGCCGTCCTCCCCTTGCCTCGCTGCCTCGATTGGCCAAAGGAGGAGACTCCCCCCTGACCACTCCCTCCCGGCAGGAAGAAGAGGGCATCCTGTTCGACAAAGGAGCCGCGAACTTCTGGGCCGAGACCCTGACCTTCTCCGGGCACCTTGGCCGGCACCTCTCCACCCTGGTGGCCGCGATCCCTGCCCGGGATCTGGCCCGTCTCCACGGGCTgcgggcggcggccgccgccgaaGCCCGGACCGTTTCCCGGCTCCTGCAAGCGCTGCCCCCGGTGCCCACCTTCTCCCGGACAGCAGAGTTCACCCAGCTGCGCGTCCGGGCCGAGCGGGCGGAAGGGTGCCTGCACGTGCTGAGCCTGGCGGGGCGGACCTAGAGGGGCGGGACACAGGGCGGGCTGCCGGCCGTACCCCCATATACACCGTTTGCTTCATCCCGTGCCGTCCCCGTGTCACCGAGCGCGGCCCCTCCGCCTCCCTTCTCACCCACCCGATACGTGCGCGTCCGGCCTCCGGGGcgatgcccgcctccccctccccgtgctGGTACCCCGCAGGCCCAGCGGCCGTCTTTCCCCGGTGGGGGCCGGCGGTCAAGATTTCCGCCGGGAGTGGCCGGGGGCCACCGGCCGGGTAGCCAAGTGGCCAGCGGCATTTCCCAGGCCTCGACTCTGGTCAGCAGGTGGCAGTGCGCCCGCGCTCCCGCGCCCGTCCTTGGCTGGACCCACCCCGGgcatgggggggaaggggcaggatgtGACCCTCGGAGCGGGAGCCACTCGTCCCGGATGCAATATTAACTATCTAATAatcgataacgatggcatttgttaagtgcttactatgtgccaggaactgtactaagcgcggtgGAGGACcctagcaaatcgagttggacacagtctctgcgtcacgtggggctcacagtctcaactgggaagcagcgtggctcagtggaaggagcccaggcttgggaggcagaggtcatgggttcgaatcccagctctgccccttgtcagctgtgggactgtgggcaagacacttcacttctctgtgcctcagttccctcatctgtaaaatgaggatgaagactgtgagtctcttgtgggacaacctcatccccctgtatctaccccagcgcttagaacggtgctctgcacgtagtaagcgcttaacaaataccaacattattattattaatcccggttctgcggctgtgtgactgtgtgcaagaaacttcacggtgcctcacctcatctgtaaaatggggatgaagactggacgcctcacatgggacaacctgatctaccccagcgcttagaacagtgctcggcacatagtgagcgcttaacaaataccaacatcatcattatttttcagataactgaggcccagaggagggaaatggcttgcccaaggtcatagggcagacacgtggcagagccagaactagaacccatgactttaggACTCCCGGGCtggcgctttttccactaggccatgcagatatatgttcattcaatcgtgtttattgggtgcttactatgtgcagagcactgtactgagatcttggaatgtgcaattcggcaacagggacaatctgtatatatttttattaccctatttattttgttaatgaggtgtaaatccccttgattctatttatcttgattaagttgtcttgtttttgtccgtctccccgattagactgtgagcccgtaagtgggcagggatcgtctctatcttttgccgaactgtccattccaagcgcttagcctagtgctgtgcacctagtaagcgctcaataaatgcgattgattgaaggaCAATCGGGCTCCCAGCCTAAACGAATATGCTTTGAGTGCTTCACTGTACAGGGCGGGTTTCATCGGTActcaagcaattactgtgtgttaAACATTGTCCTAAAGGGGTGGGAAACTCCAAACAAACAGCAGTGGGGCAGCGCCCGGAGAGAGGgcttttgggggaggaggaggagagtgcgaATGGTCTCCGGGAGCAGCGGCCCGGAGGGGACAgagtggccgaattgtacattccaaacgcttagtaataataataataatgttggtatttgttaagcacttactatgtgcagagcactgttctaagcgctgggggagatacagggtaatctggtggtcccacctgaggcgcacagttaatccccattttacagatgaggtcactgagacccagagaagtgaagtgacttgcccacagtcacacagctgccaagtggccgagctgggattcgaacccatgacctctgactcccaagcccgggctctttccactgagccacactgcttcttagtacttgccagctgtgtgacttggggcaagtcactttgcttctctgggtctcagtgacctcatctgtcaaatggggatgaagacggtgagccccacatggaaccacctgatgaccttgtatcccccagcgcttggaacagggctttgcacatcataagcgcttagcaaatagcataatcTTTCAatttttactacagtgctcagcacatagtaagcgcccaatcaatgagaagcagcatggcgcagtggaaagagcatgggctttggagtcagaggtcatgggttcgaatcccacccccgccattgtcagctgggtgactttggacaattcacttctcggtgcctcagtgagctgtcagatggggatgaagacggtgagccccacgggggaccacctgatgaccttgtatcccccagtgcttggaacagggctttgcacatagtaagcgcttaacaaataccaacagcgtggctcaggggaaagagcgcgggcttgggaatcagaggtcacgggttctaatcccggctccgctgctagtcagctgggtgatcttgggcaagtcacttcacttctctgtgcctcagtgacctcatctgtcaaatggggatgaagacggtgagccccacgggggaccacctgatgaccttgtatcccccagcgcttggaacagggctttgcacatagcaagcgcttagcaaatagcataatcTTTAAagttttattacagtgctcggcacatagtaagtgcccaatcaatgagaagcagcctggctcagtggaaagagcccgggctttggagtccgaggttatgggttcaaatcccacccccgccattgtcagctgggtgactttgggcaagtcacttcacttctcggcgcctcagttccctcatctgtaaaatggggatgaactgtgagcctcacgtgggacaacctgatgaccctggatctcccccagcgcttagaacagtgctcggcacatagtaagcgcttaacaaatgccaacattattattcttctcggtgcctcagtgaccttatctgtcaaatgggggtgaagactgggagccccattcctgattcccctgtgtctcccccagtgcttagaacagtgctcggcacatagtaagcgcttaacaaataccaacattattcttcttctcggtgcctcagtgaccttatctgtcaaatgggggtgaagactgggagccccattcctgattcccctgtgtctcccccagtgcttagaacagtgctcggcacatagtaagcgcttaaaaaataccaacattcttcttcttcttcttctcggtgcctcagtgaccttatctgtcaaatggggacgaagactaggagccccattcctgattcccctgtgtctcccccagcgcttagagcagtgctcggcacagaggaagcgcttaacaaataccaacattactattcttctcggtgcctcagtgaccttatctgtcaaatggggatgaagactaggagccccattcctgattcccctgtgtctcccccagcgcttagaacagcgctcggcacatagtaagcgcttaacaaataccaacattattcttcttctcggtgcctcagtgaccttatctgtcaaatgggggtgaagactgggaaccccattcctgattcccctgtgtctcccccagcgcttagaacagcgctcggcacaaggaagcgcttaacaaataacattattaatactatAGCAGAAAAGTGACCCCCCCAccgggggcagggggggggggctcaaagGGCCCGGGCCATGCGGTGTCCCGCCTTCCGGGTGGGGGAGGCGGCCGGTCCCGGGCCCCTTTCCCGCGCTCCGAGCTCCTCCCGCCCGGAGCTCGACCAATCGGGGCCGAGGAGGAATTGGCGGCGGCCaatgggaggcggcggggggcgtgACGTCGACGAGAGCGGGCGGTGTTGCCTAGGGCCCCGCCCTTATATAGGGAGGCGGCCCGCCGCCTCCCAGCAGTTGGGTGTCCACCCTGCGCTGCGCgttgcgggccggggccgggggggggcaaaAGTCGGCCGCCCCCGCCACGGAGGAGAGCGGCCCGGGGGGGCGGCGTACTGGacggtctctctccccccccccccctcccccccggaccgGCCCGCACCCGTTTTCCGTCCGTCgtggccgggcccgggaggcccgggcccttcccgccaACGAGAACATGTCGGCCGCCCTCCTCTCCGCCTTATACGACATCGACTTCTTGTACCAGGTAATGTGGGCGTtggtggagcgcttactctgggccgagcgccTCCTTGCCGCCCTTCAGAGAGGGGGGCCTCGACTCCCGAGTTGCCAAAGTTTgggcgaggcggggagggagccgCGGGGAGGGGCGTGGGACGCAGCGGAGGCGGGAGAGTGGGAGCCACGCGTGGGGGGAGGCCGACGGCTTCGGAGCCCAAACTTTACGCGCGCCTCCCGGGCCTGCGAAGTGGCAACTTCGCAGACGAGGCTCCCCCGGCCTGGGCTTGACCGgaatccttcccccctcctccttcttccttttcagACGGAGAAATCCCTGGCCAACCTCAGCTTGACCGTGCTGGACAAGAAGGCGGTGGGGACGCCCGTGGGCCCGACCGCCAACCTGGCCCCCGGCTTCCCGCGCCGACCGGCGCCCGGCCCCCCGTCGCCTCCTTCGATGCCCCCCGCCGCCTGCGCGCCCGGGTTGGCGGGGCTCGGCCTCCCGGAGCCCAAGGAGTCCCGGTTCCGCGACCGGTCCTTCAGCGAGAGCGGCGACCGCAGCCGGCAGctcctgcagcagctgcagcaggtcCAGCCGCCCCCGCCGAAGGGCGGGGGGACCGGCAGCGGCTCGCAGATCAACTCCACCCGCTACAAGACGGAGCTGTGCCGGCCCTTCGAGGAGAGCGGCGCCTGCAAGTACGGCGACAAGTGCCAGTTCGCCCACGGCTTCCACGAGCTGCGCAGCCTCACCCGCCACCCCAAGTACAAGACGGAGCTGTGCCGCACCTTCCACACCATCGGCTTCTGCCCCTACGGGCCCCGCTGCCACTTCATCCACAACGCCGACGAGCGGCGGCCCGGCCCCGACGCCTTCGCCGCCGCCCGGGAGCCGCGGCCCAAGCTGCACCACAGCCTCAGCTTCTCGGGCTTCCCCGCCGGACACCACCGGCtgccgctgacctccccgccgcccgcggcCCGCGCCACCCCGccgccctgctgctcctcctcctcgtcctcgtcctcgtcgtcgtcttcgtcctcctcctcctcggccgccgcctcccccagCTGCGCGGCGGCCGCCCTGCTCTTCGGGGGCGAGGACCAGCTCCCGCCCTGCGCCAACAACGCCTTCGCCTTCTCGGGGCAGGAGCTGAGCGGCCTCCTGGCGCCCTTGGCCGTCCAGGCGCACGGCTTCGCCCCGGCTCCGGGTCCGagtcccgccccgggcccggccgcctacTACCGCGGCCCGCCGCCCAgcctcggcccggccccccccaccGCGCAGGcgcggccgccgccgctcctccctcctcgccgccTCTCCGACTCGCCCGGCCCGGACCcgccctcgtcgtcgtcgtcgtgcaGCCCTCCGGGCTCGCCCACCGGCCGCGACAGCCGCCTCAGCGGTTCGCTCAGCCCCGGCAGCCTCAGCGGATCCGAGTCCCCCGGCCTCGACGCCGCCAGGCGCCTGCCCATCTTCAGCCGCCTGTCCGTCTCCGACGACTGAGGCCTTCCCGCCTCCGGTCCTCGCCCCGGTCCGGCCCGCAGCCGCCTGCCTTGGGacgctcccccctcctccacacgCAAGTTGAAGAATCGCCACGAGAAACGGGAAAGGACGCTTCCTACGGCGACAGAAAGAGAGGCCCCCCTCCAGAGTTGGGGCCGGGCACCACAGCCCCCAGTGGGAACCGAATTCTGCCTTATTGGGATAAGGCGGGCCGGGCCCGCGAGATGCCCGCGAGACCCCCGCGTCCTCAGGAAGGCATCGCCTCCGCTCCCCTCGCCCCGTGTGACTTCCCAATCCTCACCGCCCTTGTCCTTCCTCTTCGCCGCCCTGTCCCCCCGGGGACCCCACGACGCCCCGAGCCCGGACAGCCCCCGGGCCCTTCCACGTGCCAGCTGGGCCAGCCCGCCCATCCACCAAGAATATGCCTTGACCACGGCCTTatcgttgttgtttttttaaatgtcgACCTCACGATCACCTACTCAAAGCCACATGCATCCAAAACTGAGATGTGCCCTGGCCCGGCTTCGGCTGGACCGGTGGCGCGTCCCACCCCTCCCTGACGGGCCGGGCTCGCTTCAGTTTGTAACTGTCGGGGAGTAACTGCTGTTCATgttttggtgtttgtttttttttttttttaattattttttttagccGTTTTGGAGTCGGTGCACGGTACTGCACCACAACTCACCACGAAACTCTATTTAACTTATTTATTATCTTGTGGAAAGTGTACCCCGGGGAATCTGTTCATACTGTATTTATCGGGTATGATGGAAAGCAATAGATCTATATTCTTTTATTATGTTTAAATTATGATTGCCATTATTAAGCGGCGCCATGTGGAGTATGTTCTTTTCACAGTAATATATGCCTTTTGTAACGTCACTTGGTTATTTTATTGTAAATGAGTAAAAACAATCTTAATTTAAGAGATCCGATGTAATATTTATTTACCTGATTGCTCTTCCTGCTCACGGTCGGAGCCCAGGCCCGGTGGGGGGTGGTCCCTGCCGGACCGACTCCGTCGCAGGACTTTGGGGGACtcggggtgggagtggggccgGTGCGCTCACCCCACCTGGGGACGTGGGAGCCCCGGGCAGTAGTGCAGCCGGACAGCGGGCCAGCGGCCCACAGTGCCATAGCCACCCGGTCTGGACTCCACGTGAATCAAGAAGTGTTCCTCCCCCAGTGGAGGCGGAGTGTCGGCTGGGGGCAGGCCCTGCCCCGGTTTTAACCCTCAGCCTGCCCACCTTGGCCCGTGCGACGCCCCCCAACCCGGGGACGTGACCGctttggtgggagggagagggggggctGCACCCTCTCCGCTGGACCCTGCGGGCCGTGGGCCGCTGGCGCCGTTCCTCACGCCGTTGTTGAATGtaacggggaggggggaggcctagACCTGCAAATGTTGCTTCtgccgccctcccccttcaataGAAACTTTTGGAAATAAACCCAAGCTGAAAAGCTGTTGCAGAGGAGGGTTGCAGCTGGGCCGGGATGGGTGGGGACACGCTGAAACCTGCCACTTCCTCTGGCGGTGTTTCCGCTGCAGGCAGAGCTCACGCCGCAGCCCAGGGACGGCCCTGGCCCGGTCCTGCAGCCTTCCCAACACGCTGGGCCGCGGCGAACGTGAGCtgagccgggccgggcccaggGCCGGGAGCCAGGCGCGTGCGCAGACGGCTTCCTCCCCACTATGAGCAAACACCACTTCATTTATTTGCCAGCAAGGAactggggttggggcagggtggggccaGGCAGTTGGCTTGAGGATTTTGTGCACCCACCGGGGCCCAGGTCATTGTGGGTTTGTTTGGGCCacaggggaggggcgaggggcctTGGCAGGCTGTTGGGCCTTGttgtgcgttcattcattcattcaatagtacttactgagtgcttactatgtgcagagcactgtactaagcgcttggaatggacaattcagcaacagagacaatccctgcccaatgacgggctcacaatctaaacccggttgggggggggggggggtgacagcagagcaaaacagaataaagcaagacaacatcgagataaatagaatcaaggagatatacaccttattagcAAAATTAATTGggtaatatatacagatgagcacagtgctgaggggaagggggagcagagggaaagggggggctcagtctgggaaggcctcctgaaggaggtgagctctgagtagggctttgaagaggggaagagagtttggtggacgtgaggagggcattccaggaccgcgggaggacgtgggccaggggtcgacggcgggacaggcgtgaacgggggacggtgaggaggtgagcggcagaggagtggagtgtacggggtgggcagtagaatgagagaagggaggtgaggtaggagggggcaaggtgatggagggctttgaagccaagagtgaggagtttttatttcgtgcaaaggtcgataggcaaccactagaggtttttgaggaggagagtgacgtgtccagagcctttctgtaggaagatgatctggacagcggaatgaagaatagacgggagcggggagagacaggaagaagggagatccgagaggaggctgacgcaataatccagtcgggatattatgagagcttgtaccagcacgatagccgtttggatggaga is a window of Ornithorhynchus anatinus isolate Pmale09 chromosome 9, mOrnAna1.pri.v4, whole genome shotgun sequence DNA encoding:
- the ZFP36L2 gene encoding mRNA decay activator protein ZFP36L2; the encoded protein is MSAALLSALYDIDFLYQTEKSLANLSLTVLDKKAVGTPVGPTANLAPGFPRRPAPGPPSPPSMPPAACAPGLAGLGLPEPKESRFRDRSFSESGDRSRQLLQQLQQVQPPPPKGGGTGSGSQINSTRYKTELCRPFEESGACKYGDKCQFAHGFHELRSLTRHPKYKTELCRTFHTIGFCPYGPRCHFIHNADERRPGPDAFAAAREPRPKLHHSLSFSGFPAGHHRLPLTSPPPAARATPPPCCSSSSSSSSSSSSSSSSSAAASPSCAAAALLFGGEDQLPPCANNAFAFSGQELSGLLAPLAVQAHGFAPAPGPSPAPGPAAYYRGPPPSLGPAPPTAQARPPPLLPPRRLSDSPGPDPPSSSSSCSPPGSPTGRDSRLSGSLSPGSLSGSESPGLDAARRLPIFSRLSVSDD